The Rhinolophus sinicus isolate RSC01 linkage group LG09, ASM3656204v1, whole genome shotgun sequence genome includes a window with the following:
- the LG09H7orf25 gene encoding UPF0415 protein C7orf25 homolog, with amino-acid sequence MSAHSMLCERIAIAKELIKRAESLSRSRKGGIEGGAKLCSKLKAELKFLQKVEAGKVAIKESHLQSTNLTHLRAIVDSAENLEEVVSVLHVFGYLDTLGEKQSLVVDVVANGGHTWVKAIGRKAEALHNIWLGRGQYGDKSIIEQAEDFLQASHQQPVQYSNPHIIFAFYNSVSSPMAEKLKEMGVSVRGDIVAVNSLLDHPEELQPSESESDDEGPELLQVTRVDRENILASVAFPTEIKVDVCKRVNLDITTLITYVSALSYGGCHFIFKEKVLTEQAEQERKEQVLPQLEAFMKDKELFACESAVKDFQSILDTLGGPGERERATMLIKRINVVPDEPSERALRLVASSKVNSRSLTIFGTGDTLKAITMTANSGFVRAANNQGVKFSVFIHQPRALTESKEALASPLPKDYITEH; translated from the coding sequence ATGTCTGCACACTCCATGCTCTGTGAACGAATCGCCATAGCCAAGGAACTAATCAAGAGAGCAGAATCACTTTCTAGATCGAGAAAAGGTGGCATTGAAGGTGGTGCAAAGCTGTGCAGCAAGTTGAAGGCTGAACTAAAATTCTTACAGAAAGTAGAAGCTGGGAAAGTAGCTATTAAGGAATCCCATTTACAGAGCACTAATCTAACGCACCTGAGAGCCATAGTGGACTCCGCAGAGAACCTGGAAGAAGTCGTTAGTGTTCTCCATGTTTTTGGTTACCTAGATACCTTGGGGGAAAAACAGAGCCTTGTAGTggatgttgttgcaaatggggGCCACACTTGGGTGAAAGCAATTGGCCGAAAGGCTGAAGCTCTGCACAACATTTGGCTGGGCAGGGGCCAGTATGGTGATAAAAGCATCATCGAGCAAGCTGAAGACTTCCTTCAGGCTAGTCACCAGCAGCCAGTACAGTATAGCAATCCTCACATCATCTTTGCCTTTTATAACAGTGTTTCCAGCCCTATGGCAGAGAAGCTGAAAGAAATGGGCGTATCTGTGAGAGGAGACATCGTAGCAGTTAACTCTCTGTTAGATCACCCTGAAGAGCTCCAACCGAGTGAGAGTGAATCAGATGATGAGGGCCCTGAGCTTTTGCAGGTGACTAGAGTTGACCGCGAAAATATATTAGCGAGTGTTGCGTTTCCAACAGAGATTAAGGTGGATGTGTGCAAAAGAGTAAATCTGGACATCACTACTTTAATTACCTATGTATCTGCCCTCAGCTATGGAGGTTGCCActttatctttaaagaaaaagtgctCACAGAACAAGCAGAGCAAGAGAGGAAAGAGCAGGTTCTACCACAGCTGGAGGCATTTATGAAGGACAAGGAGCTGTTTGCTTGTGAATCAGCTGTCAAGGATTTTCAGTCAATTCTAGATACTTTAGGAGGAcctggtgagagagagagggccACTATGCTAATTAAGCGAATTAATGTGGTGCCAGATGAGCCTTCTGAGCGTGCCTTGAGACTAGTGGCCAGTTCAAAAGTCAATAGTCGCTCATTAACGATTTTCGGAACAGGGGACACCCTAAAAGCAATCACAATGACTGCCAATAGTGGTTTTGTCAGAGCTGCCAACAACCAGGGTGTTAAATTTAGTGTGTTTATCCATCAACCCAGAGCACTTACTGAGAGCAAAGAGGCTCTAGCCTCCCCCTTACCCAAAGACTACATAACTGAACACTAA